One Pseudoalteromonas sp. NC201 DNA segment encodes these proteins:
- a CDS encoding dermatopontin-like protein: protein MNTLIKLSALSFSVAMLSTPASANEQAKPFEYTVNGSVYEIPASQAKNLDEIIALIETNNDVSGYDVTETKLAKTESTEIASDFSTLAGGNLRVYSELNTGYLNDFDQAFTYTCPSNMFIKSISSYHQDKQEDRRFSLVCAKFTTDSGSRIYRKTTKWSGYVNSYDQAFNFVCPNGQFFVGMSSRHDNGTEDRLFNFNCASMATSSAGAALFAESCITTQYTGYDQPWTLGGNGAIIGMSSRHDNRTEDRQTAVSYCSAASDW from the coding sequence ATGAACACATTAATAAAGCTTTCAGCTCTATCCTTCTCTGTTGCAATGCTTAGCACTCCTGCTTCTGCTAATGAACAAGCTAAGCCATTCGAGTATACAGTAAATGGCAGTGTATATGAGATCCCCGCTTCTCAAGCTAAGAATTTAGATGAGATAATTGCGCTAATAGAAACTAATAACGATGTTTCAGGTTATGACGTTACTGAGACTAAATTAGCGAAAACTGAGAGCACTGAAATTGCCAGTGATTTTTCAACGCTAGCTGGTGGTAACTTACGTGTTTATAGTGAACTCAATACGGGGTATTTAAATGATTTTGACCAAGCATTTACTTACACTTGTCCAAGTAATATGTTTATTAAATCAATTTCAAGCTACCACCAAGATAAGCAAGAAGACAGACGTTTTAGCTTAGTCTGTGCAAAATTTACAACGGATAGTGGTAGTCGCATTTATCGTAAAACGACTAAGTGGAGCGGTTACGTAAATTCATACGATCAAGCGTTTAACTTTGTTTGTCCTAATGGTCAATTCTTTGTCGGAATGTCAAGTCGTCACGATAATGGTACAGAAGACCGCTTGTTTAACTTTAATTGCGCATCTATGGCAACCTCTAGCGCAGGCGCTGCACTATTCGCTGAATCATGTATTACAACACAATACACAGGCTACGACCAACCTTGGACATTAGGTGGTAATGGTGCAATCATCGGCATGTCAAGTCGCCATGATAACAGAACGGAAGACCGTCAAACTGCAGTGAGTTACTGCTCAGCTGCGAGTGATTGGTAA
- a CDS encoding glycosyltransferase family 25 protein — MTKPNIFLINLDSCTDRLKESTFQFDKFSLPFERISAVKGAELSADVIDTSYCKLKNAKQYFRPLTLGEIGCYLSHIKALEKIVELELPYAFIFEDDFQLHHDLAQIDQLITSLPFGWDMIKLFQSPKNKRTPIASFPLNKSLSLFMQNKVPAGTVAQLVSFEGAKKILSKSTPFGRPIDIDYQHFWEKQLSVFVMSPCPVSHGEKFASTIDRAPSVTGAKRYFWRKQLLQINKFIKNKFYRGLVLKRYQQHF; from the coding sequence GTGACCAAACCGAATATTTTTCTTATCAATTTAGATTCTTGCACTGATAGACTCAAGGAGTCTACTTTCCAGTTTGATAAGTTCTCTCTACCCTTTGAAAGGATTAGCGCTGTAAAAGGCGCAGAGCTGAGCGCAGACGTTATAGATACGAGCTATTGTAAGTTAAAAAACGCTAAGCAATATTTTCGCCCTTTAACCTTGGGTGAAATAGGTTGTTATCTAAGTCATATCAAAGCACTTGAAAAAATTGTTGAGTTAGAATTGCCCTATGCTTTTATTTTTGAAGATGATTTTCAACTCCACCACGACTTAGCACAGATAGACCAACTGATTACTTCATTGCCATTTGGTTGGGATATGATCAAGCTATTCCAATCTCCGAAGAACAAACGCACTCCGATTGCAAGCTTTCCGCTAAATAAATCGTTATCGTTATTTATGCAAAATAAAGTACCCGCCGGAACCGTCGCTCAGCTTGTAAGTTTTGAGGGGGCGAAGAAAATATTATCTAAGTCAACTCCTTTCGGTAGGCCTATAGATATTGATTATCAACATTTTTGGGAAAAACAGCTCAGTGTATTTGTAATGAGTCCTTGTCCTGTTAGTCATGGTGAAAAGTTTGCGAGTACCATAGATAGAGCTCCAAGTGTTACAGGAGCAAAGCGGTATTTTTGGCGTAAACAATTGCTTCAGATAAATAAGTTTATAAAAAACAAGTTTTATCGCGGACTGGTTCTCAAACGCTATCAGCAACACTTCTAG
- a CDS encoding YkvA family protein, whose amino-acid sequence MSIEINFELSDSDLEHFRGMMKAAIEKSGDVSDAEIIAKARNLVATMEKSNLPEFVSTRLISLQTLIDAVLDEEWQMPEDEKREIMASLAYFSEPEDIVPDHIPVLGYVDDAIMIELVLQELSLDLKAYREFCGFRATEEARRGDNAKVDRESWLAGTRSQIRSSMRRSRSKNRSRFFSRIM is encoded by the coding sequence GTGTCTATAGAAATCAACTTTGAACTCTCTGATTCAGATCTTGAACACTTCCGTGGAATGATGAAAGCTGCTATTGAGAAAAGTGGCGATGTGAGTGATGCCGAAATTATAGCTAAAGCGCGTAATTTAGTGGCAACGATGGAAAAATCCAACCTTCCTGAATTTGTTAGCACTCGTCTGATTTCGTTACAAACGCTAATTGACGCAGTGTTAGACGAAGAATGGCAAATGCCAGAAGATGAAAAGCGTGAAATCATGGCTTCTCTTGCTTATTTCAGTGAACCAGAAGATATCGTTCCAGATCATATCCCAGTATTAGGCTATGTCGATGATGCGATTATGATTGAACTTGTGTTACAAGAACTGTCGCTAGACTTAAAAGCATACAGAGAATTCTGTGGCTTTAGAGCAACTGAAGAAGCAAGACGTGGTGATAACGCTAAGGTAGATCGTGAAAGCTGGCTCGCGGGCACGCGCTCTCAGATCCGCTCTTCTATGCGTAGAAGTCGCTCTAAAAACCGTTCACGTTTCTTCTCTCGTATTATGTAG
- a CDS encoding M61 family metallopeptidase, translating into MKKSLIALACAATFSAYADVDYRISITQPQHHLAEVEVKFPKSSQSSIDVQLPDWRTGRYEILDLANGVRFFDAKSQSGQSQKWEKIDKNTWRVHLSEPTELTVNYQVYANELGLRARHIDDTHAFIDASGFLMFSESFRSEPVSVELNAPKGWRSVSGMEFADSKNSFKADNYDILLDSPIETGINQLHKFEVDGRRYELVIWGEGNYDVDQMLADLKKLVQTGTLIWHDYPYDRYVFMVHATSGARGATEHLNSTIIQRHRDSFKERDDYIGFISTAAHEFIHTWNVKNYRPAGMVPYDYVAPNYTDLLWLAEGSTSYFEDYLLLSAGITTNDEYLKMLTKRVNRHLKTPGRHVQSVAATSFDKWINQGGDHGINYSTNIYSEGALVSMALDIDLLEKSNGKISYRDVHKALYQQHKLPNSFTSEDVKNILKVLTGQDYNTWWNEYVDTPANIDFDTLLDKVGLVYDYPKSAKVIAGLDGMARQKGELLELTHVARDGNAWQAGLTAGDLIVAFDKHHVRKDLKASLENFKPGQTITVDFIRRDKLMNTKIKLDRDHDKPKKITFTPNPSSEQALLYKAWMGVSHPNEIK; encoded by the coding sequence ATGAAAAAAAGCCTTATTGCCTTAGCATGTGCAGCAACATTTAGTGCTTATGCTGACGTTGACTACCGTATTTCAATTACACAACCGCAGCATCACCTTGCGGAAGTAGAAGTTAAATTTCCAAAATCCTCACAATCAAGCATTGATGTGCAACTTCCAGATTGGCGTACAGGTCGCTACGAGATATTGGATTTAGCCAACGGCGTACGCTTTTTTGACGCCAAATCTCAAAGCGGGCAATCACAAAAATGGGAAAAAATTGATAAAAACACATGGCGCGTACACCTTAGCGAGCCTACCGAGCTGACGGTTAACTATCAGGTTTATGCCAATGAGTTAGGTCTTCGAGCCAGACACATAGATGACACCCACGCGTTTATCGATGCATCTGGCTTTTTGATGTTTAGTGAATCTTTCAGATCAGAGCCTGTTTCTGTTGAACTCAATGCACCTAAAGGCTGGCGCTCAGTCTCCGGTATGGAGTTTGCCGATTCAAAAAACAGTTTCAAAGCCGATAACTATGACATATTGTTAGATTCTCCTATTGAGACTGGTATTAATCAGCTGCACAAATTTGAAGTGGATGGCCGTAGATATGAACTAGTTATTTGGGGCGAGGGCAACTATGACGTTGACCAAATGCTAGCCGATCTTAAAAAACTCGTTCAAACCGGCACGCTCATTTGGCACGATTATCCTTATGACCGTTATGTCTTTATGGTGCATGCAACCAGCGGTGCACGAGGGGCAACAGAGCACTTAAACTCGACGATTATTCAAAGACATAGAGACAGTTTTAAAGAAAGAGATGACTACATTGGTTTTATCTCTACAGCCGCACATGAATTCATCCACACGTGGAATGTCAAAAACTATCGTCCAGCAGGCATGGTTCCTTATGATTACGTAGCACCAAATTACACGGATTTGTTGTGGCTAGCAGAGGGCTCAACCAGCTACTTTGAGGATTATTTGCTGCTAAGTGCAGGGATCACCACCAATGACGAATATCTTAAAATGCTGACTAAGCGTGTTAATCGTCATTTGAAAACTCCTGGTCGTCATGTTCAGTCGGTTGCTGCAACGAGCTTTGATAAATGGATCAATCAAGGTGGCGATCATGGGATAAATTACAGCACCAATATCTATTCAGAAGGTGCGTTGGTGTCCATGGCACTTGATATCGACTTACTCGAAAAATCAAACGGAAAAATTAGCTACCGTGACGTTCATAAAGCACTTTACCAACAGCATAAATTGCCAAATAGCTTCACCAGTGAAGATGTTAAAAACATCCTAAAAGTGCTTACCGGTCAAGACTACAATACTTGGTGGAATGAATATGTTGATACACCAGCGAACATAGATTTTGACACATTACTCGACAAAGTAGGACTTGTTTATGATTATCCTAAGTCAGCAAAAGTGATTGCAGGCTTAGATGGTATGGCAAGACAAAAGGGTGAATTACTGGAGCTGACCCATGTAGCTCGAGATGGAAATGCATGGCAAGCGGGGCTAACAGCAGGCGACCTTATCGTTGCATTTGATAAGCACCATGTTCGTAAAGATTTAAAAGCGAGCTTAGAAAACTTCAAGCCAGGTCAAACAATCACGGTAGATTTTATCCGTCGTGATAAGTTGATGAATACGAAAATCAAGCTTGACCGCGACCATGATAAGCCTAAAAAGATAACATTTACGCCTAACCCATCAAGCGAGCAAGCGTTACTTTATAAAGCGTGGATGGGGGTTTCTCACCCAAATGAAATAAAATAA
- a CDS encoding GGDEF domain-containing protein produces MTDNALMLEQKLKQAIEARKTLEDARKQQVELLTQFAAKLSLACKGQDVSLDNQLAKFRIALNKGVDFELLVPFIDGISEPLKSQEVTNSNNQKALQTAIQQSGKLLQKLKGLPDESRRKLRHLLDVELEDINSTNAYIPALESLVSIYHTVLQSKVEITEETSHSHHPELAAELQALINELIFEDEVIEKVKEIRASVAENNSLDNLYSAATEIIKIIAQTIAKERQSAQGFLVSLNQTLEELHRSIVETTARSKSTSKELQSLNNKIELKIQNLNQQTQNASSITELKALVDNELKLLSADLIEREKLEKNEREALLDSFDAINNRINTLESKVSNYKKRLSEQKFKSLLDSLTKLPNRAAFDERLTHEMHLFEINDSDVTLVVIDVDHFKSINDRYGHSAGDKTLQVIARALKKSIRKSDFIARYGGEEFVLLMPGMPLTHAQKPLEKVRQVIKSIPFKFKEKEVEITISLGATQFVKGDTALSAFDRADAALYEAKNSGRDRLCFK; encoded by the coding sequence GTGACTGACAATGCCTTAATGCTCGAGCAGAAATTAAAGCAAGCCATAGAGGCTAGAAAAACGCTTGAGGATGCAAGAAAACAACAAGTAGAACTCCTTACTCAGTTTGCTGCAAAGTTATCCTTAGCCTGCAAAGGGCAAGATGTTTCACTTGATAATCAGTTAGCTAAATTTCGTATTGCACTTAATAAAGGCGTCGATTTTGAGCTGCTTGTGCCTTTTATCGATGGAATTTCCGAGCCGCTAAAGTCACAAGAAGTGACCAATTCAAATAATCAAAAAGCATTGCAAACGGCAATTCAGCAAAGCGGAAAGTTACTGCAGAAGCTCAAGGGATTACCAGATGAGTCGCGCAGAAAATTGCGTCATTTATTGGATGTAGAACTTGAAGATATCAACTCTACTAATGCTTACATCCCCGCGTTAGAGTCTTTGGTTTCTATCTACCATACGGTTTTACAATCAAAAGTAGAAATTACAGAAGAAACATCTCATAGCCACCACCCAGAACTAGCTGCTGAACTTCAAGCTTTGATCAACGAATTAATTTTCGAAGATGAAGTAATAGAAAAGGTTAAAGAGATCCGCGCAAGCGTTGCGGAAAACAACAGTTTAGATAATCTATATTCAGCAGCGACAGAAATCATTAAAATTATTGCGCAAACGATTGCCAAAGAGCGCCAATCCGCACAAGGTTTTTTGGTTTCACTGAATCAAACACTGGAAGAGCTACATCGCTCTATTGTTGAAACAACGGCGCGTTCAAAATCAACATCTAAAGAACTACAGTCGTTAAACAATAAAATAGAACTAAAAATTCAAAACTTAAATCAGCAAACCCAAAACGCCAGCTCAATAACTGAGCTTAAAGCCTTGGTCGACAACGAGTTGAAACTACTGAGTGCTGATTTGATAGAGCGTGAAAAGCTCGAAAAAAATGAGCGTGAGGCGCTGCTTGACTCATTTGATGCAATTAATAATCGTATCAACACCTTAGAGTCCAAAGTTTCAAATTATAAAAAGCGACTCAGCGAACAAAAGTTCAAAAGCCTATTGGATAGCTTAACTAAGTTACCAAATAGAGCAGCTTTCGATGAGCGTCTAACCCATGAAATGCACCTATTTGAGATAAACGACTCAGATGTGACGCTGGTTGTTATCGACGTTGATCACTTTAAATCTATCAACGACCGTTATGGTCATAGTGCGGGCGACAAAACATTGCAAGTGATCGCACGAGCCCTTAAAAAGTCTATTAGGAAAAGCGATTTTATCGCACGCTACGGCGGTGAGGAATTTGTTTTGCTAATGCCAGGTATGCCGCTGACTCATGCGCAAAAACCGCTTGAAAAAGTAAGGCAAGTCATTAAATCTATACCATTCAAATTTAAAGAAAAAGAAGTCGAAATTACGATTTCTCTCGGTGCTACTCAGTTTGTCAAAGGGGACACTGCGTTGAGTGCTTTTGACCGAGCTGATGCAGCGCTTTATGAAGCGAAGAATAGCGGGCGAGATAGATTGTGTTTTAAGTAA
- the ppnN gene encoding nucleotide 5'-monophosphate nucleosidase PpnN, translating into MQVELNPTGVLNLLSRLEVDLLQQSTTSERYRLFRNCALAVLNVGSHTDSSSEIYDKYEDFDIQLLARERGIKIALSNPPESAFVDGQIITGIHEHIFSVIRDILFICQKYYGENKSPVEITHMVFDMLRNADALEVNKDPNMIVCWGGHSINEVEYKYTKEVGYQLGLRGLNICTGCGPGAMKGPMKGATIGHAKQRISNNRYLGLTEPSIIAAEPPNPIVNELVILPDIEKRLEAFIRIAHGIIIFPGGAGTAEELLYLLGILLHPENEKQCLPVILTGPKESAAYFEELSAFIEKTLGKEALSKFEIIVDNPELVAKKLKQSMATVREYRKSEGDAYYFNWTLKIENDFQHPFAPTHENMSSLDLHLEQPKQLLAANLRRAFSGIVAGNVKDEGITAIKQHGPYELSGDKSLMADMDKLLGAFVAQGRMKLPGSKYIPCYKIKA; encoded by the coding sequence ATGCAAGTAGAGCTAAACCCAACTGGGGTTCTTAACTTATTATCAAGATTGGAAGTCGATTTACTTCAGCAGTCAACCACAAGTGAGAGATATAGGCTTTTTAGAAATTGTGCATTGGCGGTATTGAATGTAGGTAGTCATACCGATTCCAGCTCTGAAATCTACGATAAATACGAAGATTTTGATATTCAGCTACTCGCACGCGAGCGAGGAATAAAAATTGCGTTAAGCAATCCCCCCGAGTCTGCTTTTGTCGATGGTCAAATAATTACCGGTATCCATGAGCACATATTTTCCGTGATCCGCGACATACTTTTTATTTGTCAAAAATATTACGGTGAAAATAAATCGCCGGTAGAAATTACCCATATGGTTTTTGACATGCTGCGTAACGCTGATGCGCTTGAAGTGAATAAAGACCCTAACATGATTGTCTGTTGGGGCGGCCATTCAATTAATGAAGTTGAATACAAATACACCAAGGAAGTGGGTTATCAACTCGGTCTTCGCGGCCTAAACATTTGTACTGGTTGTGGACCGGGTGCAATGAAAGGCCCGATGAAGGGGGCAACAATTGGCCATGCTAAGCAACGGATCTCGAATAACCGTTATTTAGGCCTTACCGAACCCAGTATTATAGCCGCTGAACCGCCTAACCCAATTGTTAATGAATTAGTGATTTTGCCTGATATTGAAAAGCGTCTTGAAGCTTTTATCCGTATTGCGCATGGCATCATTATTTTCCCAGGTGGTGCTGGAACAGCTGAAGAGCTGCTTTATTTACTGGGTATTTTGTTACATCCAGAAAATGAAAAGCAATGCTTACCTGTGATCTTAACTGGCCCTAAAGAGTCAGCGGCATATTTTGAAGAACTCAGTGCTTTCATTGAAAAAACACTTGGGAAAGAAGCTCTGTCTAAGTTTGAAATTATCGTAGACAATCCAGAGCTGGTAGCCAAAAAGCTCAAACAGTCGATGGCAACGGTGCGCGAGTATCGTAAGTCTGAAGGTGATGCCTATTACTTTAATTGGACATTAAAGATTGAAAATGATTTTCAGCACCCATTTGCACCAACGCATGAAAATATGTCGAGCTTAGACTTACACCTAGAGCAACCAAAACAATTACTGGCTGCTAACTTAAGACGTGCTTTTTCTGGTATTGTTGCCGGTAACGTGAAGGATGAAGGTATTACAGCAATTAAACAGCATGGTCCGTATGAATTAAGTGGTGATAAATCACTGATGGCCGATATGGATAAGCTGTTGGGTGCATTTGTAGCTCAGGGGCGAATGAAGCTACCTGGGAGCAAATATATACCGTGTTATAAAATTAAAGCTTAG
- the xni gene encoding flap endonuclease Xni — MNNLLLIDALNLIRRIYAVNEPKGTKEQEAHIKASCLRVEQATRSLLRKTGATHAVAVFDGDKSWRYHFYPKYKISRQPMPEFLNQNLDKFSQAFASVGVKSFNPEHDEADDVIATLACKAAAVNVNCTIVSTDKGFLPLINDAISVYDYFKKSIISLEDIKSRFSVTQSKLEMFWALSGDKTNDIPGVVGVGIKTAQELLAKHDDFESMLKDETVKPAAKAKLEAGASDYVTSLALVTLRRDIEIGFSLKDIRVV; from the coding sequence ATGAATAATTTGTTGTTAATAGATGCGCTTAACCTTATCAGGCGCATCTATGCTGTTAATGAACCAAAAGGTACTAAAGAACAAGAGGCCCATATAAAGGCCTCTTGTCTTCGTGTAGAACAAGCGACTCGTAGCTTGTTACGCAAAACGGGGGCGACACACGCCGTTGCGGTCTTTGATGGTGATAAAAGTTGGCGTTATCACTTTTACCCAAAATATAAAATAAGCCGTCAACCTATGCCCGAATTTCTAAATCAGAACCTCGACAAGTTTTCACAAGCGTTCGCAAGTGTTGGTGTTAAATCATTTAATCCCGAACATGATGAAGCTGACGATGTGATAGCGACGCTTGCCTGTAAAGCCGCAGCTGTCAATGTTAACTGCACGATAGTATCGACTGATAAAGGCTTCTTACCCCTGATAAATGATGCTATCTCTGTGTACGACTACTTTAAAAAGTCGATAATTTCGCTCGAAGATATCAAAAGTCGATTTTCTGTCACCCAAAGCAAGCTCGAAATGTTTTGGGCGTTAAGTGGCGACAAGACGAACGATATTCCCGGTGTTGTTGGGGTTGGTATCAAGACGGCGCAAGAGCTACTCGCAAAGCATGACGATTTTGAAAGTATGCTAAAAGATGAGACAGTAAAGCCTGCTGCAAAAGCAAAATTAGAGGCTGGAGCAAGCGACTATGTTACCAGCCTTGCGCTAGTGACTCTAAGAAGAGATATTGAAATTGGCTTTAGTTTGAAGGATATACGAGTGGTTTGA
- a CDS encoding DUF3192 domain-containing protein, producing MIRKILQYIFLGLAVYVTVVFLVINYYKDDPQAMIWQDREAFNNRFIRNLSLEKPTELDTVLDTLGSPDLTYVKKKQDNTIVQIVFYRTQLVKPDGITTEDECTGLLFENGILKLWGPGARVTFDKV from the coding sequence ATGATTAGGAAAATATTACAGTATATATTTCTTGGCCTTGCGGTTTACGTTACTGTGGTGTTTCTCGTGATCAATTATTATAAAGATGACCCGCAAGCGATGATTTGGCAGGACCGAGAAGCGTTTAACAATCGTTTCATTCGTAATCTCAGTCTTGAAAAGCCGACTGAGTTAGACACAGTATTGGATACCTTGGGCAGCCCAGATCTAACTTATGTAAAGAAAAAACAAGACAATACGATTGTACAAATTGTGTTTTATCGCACTCAGCTTGTAAAACCAGATGGTATTACTACGGAAGATGAATGCACCGGATTATTGTTTGAAAATGGCATATTAAAGCTTTGGGGACCAGGTGCTCGGGTCACATTTGATAAAGTGTGA
- a CDS encoding isocitrate dehydrogenase, whose product MAQQTITVIRGDGIGPSIIDSAIEILKAVGCDYEYEYVDAGLAALEKTGELLPAATLEAIERNKITLKGPLTTPVGEGFTSINVTLRKHFGLYANVRPVKSFEGTKARYDDIDIITVRENTQGMYSGLGQVVSEDGNEAEAMSKITREGAEKIVTFAYELAQREGRKKVTAVHKANILKSTSGLFLKVAREVGERYPEIESAEMIVDATCMKLVMTPEEFDVIVTTNLFGDILSDLCAGLVGGLGMAPGANIGTDAAIFEAVHGSAPDIAGKNLANPTSVILASIQMLEYLGEADKAEKIRSAVADVIKSGDRTTRDLGGSHGTTDFTQAVIERL is encoded by the coding sequence ATGGCACAGCAAACCATCACAGTTATCCGTGGCGACGGCATTGGCCCTAGCATCATCGATTCAGCAATCGAGATCTTAAAAGCCGTAGGTTGCGACTATGAATACGAGTACGTAGACGCAGGTTTGGCTGCTTTAGAAAAAACAGGTGAATTACTTCCAGCAGCAACGCTAGAAGCAATTGAGCGTAACAAAATCACGCTAAAGGGCCCACTAACTACACCTGTTGGCGAAGGTTTCACTTCAATCAACGTGACATTGCGTAAGCATTTTGGCCTTTACGCAAACGTTCGTCCAGTTAAGTCATTTGAAGGTACTAAAGCACGTTACGATGATATTGATATCATTACCGTACGTGAAAACACGCAAGGTATGTACTCAGGTCTTGGTCAAGTTGTTTCTGAAGATGGTAATGAAGCGGAAGCAATGTCAAAGATCACTCGCGAAGGTGCTGAAAAGATCGTAACTTTCGCATATGAGTTAGCACAGCGTGAAGGTCGTAAGAAAGTAACTGCGGTTCACAAAGCGAACATCCTAAAATCAACTTCAGGTCTATTCCTTAAAGTTGCTCGTGAAGTTGGTGAGCGTTACCCTGAAATTGAATCAGCAGAAATGATCGTTGATGCGACTTGTATGAAACTAGTAATGACACCTGAAGAGTTTGATGTGATCGTCACAACAAACCTATTCGGTGACATCCTTTCTGATCTTTGTGCAGGTCTTGTCGGTGGTCTTGGTATGGCACCAGGTGCAAACATTGGTACTGATGCTGCAATCTTTGAAGCAGTTCACGGTAGCGCACCTGATATCGCAGGCAAAAACCTTGCAAACCCAACTTCTGTTATTTTAGCTTCAATTCAAATGCTTGAGTATTTAGGCGAAGCTGATAAAGCGGAAAAAATCCGCAGTGCAGTAGCTGACGTTATCAAGAGCGGTGACCGTACTACGCGCGATCTTGGTGGTAGCCACGGCACTACCGATTTCACACAGGCGGTAATTGAGCGTCTTTAA